From Alienimonas californiensis, a single genomic window includes:
- the dnaG gene encoding DNA primase: MSYGPSDLGQSTSGSYHTGADDFKEQVRVRSDIAQVIGESISLKALRGGAELAGLCPFHDDRNPSLKVYPDRQTFRCWSCDTGGDVFSFVMKYDGLDFYSALKHLAQRAGLEMPERTGPRPSSDGPDRSRLLEVLAWADRQCHTLLTRGSEAKVAREYLSSRGIHADLAKTFGLGYHPPSWTWLVDRAKGLYDRDELIAAGVAGEKRDGSGLRDHPLFPGRVIFPIRDERGRTIAFGGRQLPGDDFGGKYINSSEGVLFHKSKVLYGLDVARDEIRKPTCDTALVVEGYTDTLALHHAGYPNVVATLGTALTKEHVGVLRRFTNRIVLVLDGDRAGQDAAEKALQKLLAESVDLRVLTLPAGTDPADFVSERPEEFGKLVADAPEALDFKLSRVTARHGGDALQAGDAATKEMLELLRTDPGLAGTRRGDLVLMRTSERFGVPERRLRADLKAPSAQPRRFEPEPPPEQRRPQEPPVPKPTGDELAEAELLKILLTRPDLFPAAHAVVGSADLRHPGLRRLFELCEDAEELDGEVTLPGVLNAAAPQGDSPLKRFAVALMAEADAQQLRGRLDGTVAGGLVESGTRRAAFSADGLAAGAATTARDAVRREDGSQEGTPAHHAAGGVPPLLALALSAITRRRRARQARGQRADLAHAPVSAGGLDEATRALLRRQADLHAARHARPG, translated from the coding sequence ATGTCGTACGGTCCGTCAGACCTCGGGCAATCTACGAGCGGGTCGTATCACACCGGCGCCGACGACTTCAAGGAGCAAGTCCGCGTCCGCAGCGACATCGCCCAGGTCATCGGCGAGTCCATCTCCCTGAAGGCCCTCCGCGGCGGGGCGGAACTGGCCGGGCTCTGCCCGTTCCACGACGACCGCAACCCCTCGCTGAAAGTCTACCCGGACCGGCAGACCTTCCGTTGCTGGTCCTGCGACACCGGCGGGGACGTCTTCTCCTTCGTGATGAAGTACGACGGGCTGGACTTCTACTCCGCCCTCAAGCACCTCGCCCAGCGGGCCGGGCTGGAGATGCCTGAGCGGACCGGTCCCCGTCCGTCCTCGGACGGCCCGGACCGCAGCCGCCTGCTGGAGGTTCTCGCCTGGGCCGACCGGCAGTGCCACACGCTGCTCACCCGCGGGTCCGAGGCGAAGGTCGCCCGGGAGTACCTGTCCAGCCGCGGCATCCACGCGGACCTCGCCAAGACGTTCGGCCTCGGCTACCACCCGCCGAGTTGGACGTGGTTGGTCGACCGGGCGAAAGGTCTGTACGACCGGGACGAACTGATCGCCGCGGGCGTGGCGGGCGAGAAACGGGACGGCAGCGGCCTGCGGGACCATCCGCTGTTCCCCGGGCGTGTCATCTTTCCGATCCGCGACGAACGCGGCCGCACGATCGCCTTCGGCGGCCGTCAACTCCCCGGCGACGACTTCGGCGGCAAGTACATCAACAGTTCCGAGGGCGTCCTCTTCCACAAGTCGAAGGTGCTGTACGGCCTGGACGTGGCCCGGGACGAGATCCGCAAGCCGACCTGCGACACCGCGCTGGTCGTGGAGGGTTACACAGACACCCTCGCCCTGCACCACGCCGGCTACCCCAACGTCGTCGCCACGCTGGGCACCGCCCTCACCAAGGAGCACGTCGGCGTGCTGCGGCGGTTCACCAATCGCATCGTGCTGGTCCTCGACGGCGACCGGGCCGGGCAGGACGCCGCCGAGAAGGCGTTGCAAAAATTGCTCGCCGAAAGCGTCGACCTGCGCGTGTTGACGCTCCCCGCGGGAACCGATCCGGCGGATTTCGTGTCCGAACGGCCGGAGGAGTTCGGCAAGCTCGTCGCCGACGCCCCGGAAGCCCTTGACTTCAAACTCTCCCGCGTGACCGCCCGCCACGGCGGGGACGCGTTGCAGGCCGGCGACGCGGCCACGAAGGAGATGCTCGAACTGCTCCGCACCGACCCCGGCCTCGCCGGGACGCGGCGGGGCGACCTCGTGCTGATGCGGACCAGCGAACGCTTCGGCGTGCCCGAACGCCGCCTGCGGGCCGACCTGAAGGCCCCCTCGGCCCAGCCGCGCCGCTTCGAGCCCGAGCCGCCGCCGGAACAGCGTCGCCCGCAGGAGCCGCCGGTTCCCAAGCCGACCGGCGACGAACTCGCCGAGGCCGAGCTGCTGAAAATCTTACTCACGCGGCCGGACCTGTTCCCCGCGGCCCACGCCGTCGTCGGCTCCGCCGATCTGCGGCACCCGGGCCTGCGGCGGCTGTTCGAACTGTGCGAGGACGCCGAGGAATTGGACGGCGAAGTCACCCTGCCCGGCGTGCTGAACGCCGCGGCCCCGCAGGGGGATTCGCCGCTCAAACGCTTCGCCGTCGCCCTCATGGCCGAGGCCGACGCCCAGCAACTCCGCGGTCGGTTGGACGGCACGGTCGCCGGCGGGCTCGTGGAGTCCGGCACGCGACGTGCAGCCTTTTCTGCCGACGGACTTGCGGCGGGCGCGGCCACGACGGCCCGCGACGCGGTTCGTCGCGAAGACGGCTCCCAGGAGGGGACCCCCGCTCATCACGCGGCCGGCGGCGTGCCGCCGCTGCTCGCGTTGGCGTTGTCGGCGATCACCCGCCGGCGACGCGCCCGGCAGGCTCGCGGACAGCGGGCCGACCTCGCCCACGCTCCGGTCTCCGCCGGCGGACTCGACGAGGCCACCCGCGCCCTGCTCCGCCGTCAGGCGGACCTGCACGCCGCCCGACACGCTCGTCCCGGCTAG